A segment of the Lactobacillus sp. ESL0700 genome:
GTTTTACCAAGATATAATTGCCAATTATCAAGAAAAGCACAAAGAGGATTCAAATGATTAGAATAAATATGTTCTCACAAGCTGCATCAGTTAAGGGGCAGGGGGTTGGCTCGGCCTATAACGAATTAATGAGGTTGTTAAGAACGCATTTAGTTGACGAATTTTATGTGACTAACAACAAGTATGGGGCAAGCGATTTAACGCACTACCACACGATTAATCCTACTTATTTTGTTAACAGTTTCTCACCCAGCCGGGGACGTAAGATCGGCTATGTGCACTTTTTGCCGGAAACACTGGAAGGCTCCATTGAATTGCCGGGTTTTGCTAAAAAAGTTTTTTATCAGTATGTTATCGACTTTTACAAGCGGATGGATCAGATCGTTGTCGTAAATCCGATTTTTATCGATAAATTAGTTAAATATGGCATTAGGCGAGATCGTGTTAAATACATTCCTAATTTTGTCTCTAAGAGCGAATTTTATGCTGAGAGCCAAGAAAAAAAGAATGCTTTTCGGCATCAGTTGGGGATTCCGTTAGATAAGTTTGTCGTTTTTGGCGATGGGCAAGTGCAGGCGCGCAAGGGCGTTGATGATTTTGCTAAAATGGCACAGGCGAATCCCGATATTCAGTTTATTTGGGCCGGAGGCTTTTCCTTCGGCAAAATTACGGATGGCTATGAGCATTTCAAGCAGCTGGTTGACAATCCACCACAAAATCTCAAGTTTACGGGAATTATTGACCGAGCTAAATTGGTGGACTATCTTAATATCGCTGATTTGTTTGTTTTACCGTCTTATGACGAGTTGTTTCCAATGTCGGTACTGGAAGCCTTTAGTTGTGGTACGCCGGTGCTACTGCGTGATTTAGACCTATATCATGCAATTATTAGTGGCTATTACATGAGTGGTCGTGATTTTGAGGAAATGAACGCTCAATTGCAGCTTGCAGCAAGCGACCAGTCGGTGCTGAATAAGTACAGTAATTTATCAAATTTGGCCAGTCAAAAATATTCGGAAGACCATTTAGCCCAAATTTGGGATGAATTTTATCATGAACAATACGAACTTGGTAAAAAGTTAGGACAGATTCGCTAATGAACAAAAAGCATTTATGGGGCATTCTGGTTGTGTTACTAATCAGTGGCGGCGTTCTGTTTGTTGATTTGAAGGAAACACCGGTTGCTCAGCTCTGGGCAGCAGCGCAGAATATTAATCTTGTCGGTTTAGTCGCTGTCTTTGGATTAATGCTTTTGTCCTACGTTTTTGAGGCCAGTATTTTAGCGGTTTTGGCAAAACGGAAAAACGAACCCAAACGTTCGTGCTGGTCATTTTTACGAATACCGATAATTCAAGCCCTGTTTAATGCCATTACCCCAATGTCTACTGGCGGTCAGCCGTCGCAGCTGGCGGCAATGGTGCAGATGGGAATAGAAGGCGGCCGCGCAACTTCACTGTTATTGATGAAGTTTATTATTTATCAAATTGTGGTTTTTATTGCTTATGTGGTCACGATTATCAGCGGCTTTCATATGGTTGCCACTAAATTTGGTGGTCTTGCGTTTTTCATTGCCATCGGCTTTTTAATCCATGTCAGTTCAATCGTCTTGTTATTAGCGGTGTTATTTGCTTACCAGTGGACCAAAAATACGGCTAACTGGTTGATGAATTTGCTGGCCAAGGTAGTTAATCCTAAGAGAGTAGCAGTTTGGCGGCAAAATACGATGGCGAAAATCGATACCTTTTACCGTGAAAGTCAAAAATTAAAACAAGAAAAAAAGAAGCTGCTGTTAAGCGCCGTGTTTACGATTTTGCAGCTGGCTTGCTTTTATTCAATTCCTTACATGGTGCTAGTGGCGCTTAATGTCCCAGCTGATTGGGTCAGTGTAACGCAAATGAATATTATGATTATCATGTTTATGGCAATTATTCCGATTCCTGGTGCGTCTGGTGGGGCAGAATACAGCTTTCAAACGTTGTTTTCGACCTTTATCTCATCAAGCGGCACCCTAATTTTAGGGATGTTCTTATGGCGGTTTGTGACTTACTTTTTTGGGATGATACTGGGGATCTTTGGCTGGATTTTCAAACCGCGCAAAGTCTTGAGTCCGCCAAATAATTAATTTTTGCTAAAATCACTTTGTTTAATCGCGCTTTGGCGTAATATATTAGCATGGTGAGAGGAGAATAGAATGACAAGGATCAAGTCTTTTTTGCAGTGGCTAACAGAGACCAAGCTAGGCTTTTTCATTATTGTTTTAGTAGCTTTTTGGCTAAAAACATACGCAATTTACTTAACTAAATTTAACTTGGGTGCAGTTGGTTCAATGCAGAACTTTTTGCTCCTACTTAATCCGCTGCCAGCGGGAGTATTGCTTTTAGGAATCGGTTTATTTTTTAAGGGACGTAAATCGTATTGGATTATGATTGCGATTGATCTGGTATTAAGCCTATGGCTGTTTGCCAATATCTTATACTATCGTGAGTTTTCCAACTTTTTGTCCTTATCGATTATTAAAACTTCGGGGTCGACCGCGGATAATTTAGGCAAAAGTATCGTGGGGATAACCCATGCAACCGACTTCTTGGCTTTACTTGATGTTGCCATTATTGTTGCTCTATTGTGCAGCAAGCTTATTAAGTATGACTTGCGGCCGCTTAAATTTAAGTTTAACGTGCTAGTTGAAGCCTTGGCCGTTTTGATGATTGGCTTAAACCTGCTGATGGCGCAGAAAGACCGGTCGGGCTTGTTAACCCGGACGTTTGATAACAATTATATCGTCAAGTATTTAGGGATGAACGAGTACGCTGTTTATGACGGCTTTAAGACCGCGCAAACAAGTGCGCAGATGGCGAAGGCGAATGTTTCTGATCTTGGCTCTGTGCAAAAATATCTCAAGGCTAATTATGTTAAGCCTAATCCGCAATATACCGGCGTAGCTAAGGGTAAAAATGTGTTGGTTATCCACCTTGAGAGCTTCCAGCAGTTTTTAATTGGTTACAAGTGGAAGGGCAAGGCCGTAACGCCGAACCTTAACAAGTTGTATCACGCCAAAGATACCTTGAGTTTTGCGAATTTTTATAACCAAGTTGGCCAAGGTAAGACATCTGACGCGGAAATGATGCTGGAAAATTCGCTTTACGGCTTACAATCGGGGTCGGCAATGTCGAGTTACGGTACATCGAACACCTTTGAAAGTGCGCCGGCGATTTTAAACCAGCAAGGCGGCTATACAACGGCCGTAATGCATGGCGGTGCTGGTTCGTTTTGGAACCGCAACAACGCCTACAAGCAGTTTGGGTATCAGTACTTTATGCCGCTGTCGTATTATCAGAATAAGCCCAAGTATTACATCGGTTATGGCTTGAAGGACAAAATCTTTTTTAACCAGTCGATTAAGTACATTGAGCGTCTGCCGCAGCCGTTTTATTTAAAAATGATTACGGTAACTAACCACTATCCGTATGAAATTGACAAGAAGAACCAGTCGATTGACAAGACCGATACGGAAGATGAAACCGTTGATGGTTATGTCCAGACCGCGCATTATCTTGACCAAGCAATTGGTGAATTAATGCAATGGCTGAAGAAAACGGGGCTTGATAAAAATACTTTGATTATGATGTATGGCGATCATTACGGTATTTCCGGCAATCACCATAAGGCCAGTGCCCAATTATTAAATCAGGATGAATTTACCGATTTTGATAATTTGAAGTTTCAACGGGTGCCACTGATGTTCCATATGAAGGGGCTTAAGGGCGGCATTAAGAAAACTTACGGCGGCGAAATTGATGTTTTGCCAACCCTGCTTAACTTATTGGGGATTAACGACAAGAGCACCATTCAATTTGGTCATGATCTGCTTAGTAAAGGTGCACCGCAGATTGTAGCGCAGCGTAACGGCGACTTTATCACGCCGCAATACGCGAAAGTCGGCGGTACTTATTATGATACTAAGACGGGAACGGAGATTGCCAAGCCTGATAAAAAGCTAAAGATGCAGCTGGTGGCAATTTCTAACAAGGTAACTACACAATTATCCTTGTCTGACAGGGTAATTGATGGCAACCTATTACGTTTTTATAAGCCTAAGTGGTTTAAAAAGGTCAAAGCCAGTGATTATGATTATAATAAGGACAAGGCACTGAAGAAGCTATTTAGTGTTAACAAAACTTCTTTGTGGTATCACAACCATAAGAAGACGACACAGAAGAAATTTAAGACGGATGCACCGGAACTTGAAAAATAAATACTCGAAAAAAGCCGTCTTTTATGATAAACTTTGTAAGTAATCGATCTGTATATTGGAGGCAGCGCATTGTACAATTTATTTATGACGCTACTAATTATTGTTTCAATTTTAATTGTTATTGCAACAATGATGCAGCCGCAAAAGCAACAGGATGCATTGAATGCCTTATCCGGCGGCGCAGTTTTTAGTGGCCAAACGAAGAAACGTGGTTTTGAAGCATTTATGGAAAAAGTTACAGCAGTCTTGCTGGTTCTCTTTTTCGCTTTTGCTATTGTATTAGCTTATTTGTCTTCAAAGTAAGTTTTAGTTCCTCCCGATCAAATGTTGGGGAGGACTTTTTTTATATTTTTTAATAAGGAACGGAGATTAGTGCATGGCACAAAACGAAAAAATTTTAGCTAATGTTTTAGAAATCTTTCGCCATAATCCCAAAAAACAATACCAAGTAGAGCAAATTGACAGAATGCTGCGGCGTGATCGCCTCGGTAGTTTTTCTGATATTGTCAAGGCGCTTTCCTTTTTGGAACAAGAAAAGAAAATTATTACTGACGGCAACGGCCATTATCAATTAGCCCAAGAAAATACGGTTGTTGAAGGGTCATTTCGGGCTAATGACAAGGGCTTTGGCTTTGTCAGACTTGAAGATGAAGAAGCCGATGATATTTTTATTGCTAGCGATTATACCGCGTATGCCGTTGATGGCGATAAGGTGCGCGTTAAGATTACAGCTGGCGGTAATCCGTGGAATGGTAAGGGCCCAGAAGGTCAAATTGAGGAAATTATTGAGCGCAGCCTTGATACCTTAGTTGGCGAATTTCACCCGTTGACTGATGCCCAAGTTAAGATTAGCCACTTTTTAGGCTATGTTTTGAGTACCAACAAGAAGCTGCACAAGTATCGTGTTTATGTTGGTGAAAATGGTCTAAAACCCCAAATGGGTGACATGGTTAAGGTATCAATTGCCAATTATCCAAGCAAAGATAACCCTGATTCAATGGCTGGGGTAGTAATTGAAATTATCGGTAACAAAAATGATCCCGGCGTTGATATTATGTCGATCGTTTCTGCCCATGATGTTCGCACTGAGTGGCCAGAAGATGCAATGGCGCAGGCCAATGCCATTCCCGATCATATTGAAGAAGAAGAGCGGAATAATCGTGAAGATATAACGGATCAGCCAGCAGTTACGATTGACGGCGATGATTCTAAGGACTTCGACGATGCCGTAGTTTTATGGCAATTACCTAATGGTAACTATCATTTAGGTGTTCACATTGCCGATGTTTCTCATTATGTTACGGAAAAAACACCGCTGGATGAAGAAGCATTTGCGCGCGGCAACAGTACTTACTTAGTTGACCGTGTAATTCCAATGCTGCCGTTTCGACTGTCAAATGGTATTTGTTCACTTAATGAGGGCCAAGACCGTTTAGTTTTATCGTGTGAAATGGAATTTACGCCGGAAGGTGAGCGGGTAAATTACCGCATTCATCCATCAGTAATGAGGTCACACGGCCGGTTGACTTATAACAAGGTTAATCAAGCGTTAGACCCTAATAACACTGATGAATTAGAAGAAAAGTATGTTAAATTACGACCAATGCTGCAAGACATGGCCGAATTACATAACGCTTTATACAAGAAGCGTCACCAACGTGGTGCAATTGACTTTGAAGAGCCAGAAGCTAAAATTATCGTCGATGAGCAGGGTAAGCCAATCGATATTGTCTTGCATAATCGTGGTACAGCAGAAAAAATGATTGAATCATTCATGCTGGTTGCTAACGAAACTGTTGCTGAAGACTTTTTCAGAAAGCATGTGCCATTTTTGTACCGGGTTCACGAAACGCCAGATGGTGAACGGATTAAGAGTTTCTTTGAGTTTTGTAGTGCGTTTGGTCTGAATATTAAGGCTGACCCGAACCACGTCAAACCAATTGACTTGCAGAAGGTAGTTGCTAAAACAACGGGGACACCTGAAGAAGCAGTTGTGCAAATGATGATGCTGCGCAGTTTAAAGCAGGCCCATTATTCTGAAGAAGCATTGGGTCACTTTGGTTTAGCTGCTAAGTTTTATACCCACTTTACTTCACCAATTAGACGGTATTCTGACCTCATGGTGCACCGGATGATCCATGCTTATAGCGATCAAGGTACTGGTCAAGATGTGCAGCAGCATTTTGCCAGTTACTTGCCGGATGTTGCTGAACAAACTTCAACTCAGGAAAGAGTTTCAGTCGATACCGAACGTGAAGTTAATGATTTGAAGATGACCGAGTTTATGGCCGATCAAGTTGGGCAACATTTTGACGCAGTTGTATCTTCTGTGACAAGTTTTGGGATGTTTATCCAGTTGCCTAACACGGTTGAAGGCTTGATCCACATTTCAAACTTAACCGATGATTTTTATAGCTTTAACGAAAAGAGTCTAACGTTGACTGGTCGCGGTACGCACAAGCAATACCGTGTCGGGATGCCAATTAAGGTCACTTTGATTAATGCCAATATTGAGCAACACCAGTTGGACTTCGAAGTTTATGATCCTAATGCTCCAAAGCATCCGCATCATAATCGTGGCAATAATAATCGCACTCGCGGCAGTCGTGGATTCCATAATGATCATGGTCATCGCGGCGGGCGCAATGGCAATAGTCGGAATGGTTTCCGTAAGAATGGCAACCACCCGCATTTTAGCAAGTATAAGCATTAGGACTGAAAACTGATGAAAGAAAAAAATGAAAATTTGATTGCGCAAAATAAAAAAGCACATCATGATTATTTCATCAAAGAAACATATGAAGCTGGAATTGCATTGACCGGAACAGAGATTAAATCTGTGCGTGCACGGCGAGTTAGTCTGCGTGACGGCTACGTGCAGGTAATTAATGGCTCTGCCTTTTTAGAAAATGTGCATATTAGCGAGTATAAGCAAGGCAACCGTTATAATCATGAACCACTCCGTAGTCGCAGGTTACTTCTGCATAAAAAGGAATTAACTCGACTAGCTAAAGAGCAAGCAGAGCGGGGAATAGCGATTGTACC
Coding sequences within it:
- a CDS encoding glycosyltransferase family 4 protein, coding for MIRINMFSQAASVKGQGVGSAYNELMRLLRTHLVDEFYVTNNKYGASDLTHYHTINPTYFVNSFSPSRGRKIGYVHFLPETLEGSIELPGFAKKVFYQYVIDFYKRMDQIVVVNPIFIDKLVKYGIRRDRVKYIPNFVSKSEFYAESQEKKNAFRHQLGIPLDKFVVFGDGQVQARKGVDDFAKMAQANPDIQFIWAGGFSFGKITDGYEHFKQLVDNPPQNLKFTGIIDRAKLVDYLNIADLFVLPSYDELFPMSVLEAFSCGTPVLLRDLDLYHAIISGYYMSGRDFEEMNAQLQLAASDQSVLNKYSNLSNLASQKYSEDHLAQIWDEFYHEQYELGKKLGQIR
- the secG gene encoding preprotein translocase subunit SecG; its protein translation is MYNLFMTLLIIVSILIVIATMMQPQKQQDALNALSGGAVFSGQTKKRGFEAFMEKVTAVLLVLFFAFAIVLAYLSSK
- the rnr gene encoding ribonuclease R, which encodes MAQNEKILANVLEIFRHNPKKQYQVEQIDRMLRRDRLGSFSDIVKALSFLEQEKKIITDGNGHYQLAQENTVVEGSFRANDKGFGFVRLEDEEADDIFIASDYTAYAVDGDKVRVKITAGGNPWNGKGPEGQIEEIIERSLDTLVGEFHPLTDAQVKISHFLGYVLSTNKKLHKYRVYVGENGLKPQMGDMVKVSIANYPSKDNPDSMAGVVIEIIGNKNDPGVDIMSIVSAHDVRTEWPEDAMAQANAIPDHIEEEERNNREDITDQPAVTIDGDDSKDFDDAVVLWQLPNGNYHLGVHIADVSHYVTEKTPLDEEAFARGNSTYLVDRVIPMLPFRLSNGICSLNEGQDRLVLSCEMEFTPEGERVNYRIHPSVMRSHGRLTYNKVNQALDPNNTDELEEKYVKLRPMLQDMAELHNALYKKRHQRGAIDFEEPEAKIIVDEQGKPIDIVLHNRGTAEKMIESFMLVANETVAEDFFRKHVPFLYRVHETPDGERIKSFFEFCSAFGLNIKADPNHVKPIDLQKVVAKTTGTPEEAVVQMMMLRSLKQAHYSEEALGHFGLAAKFYTHFTSPIRRYSDLMVHRMIHAYSDQGTGQDVQQHFASYLPDVAEQTSTQERVSVDTEREVNDLKMTEFMADQVGQHFDAVVSSVTSFGMFIQLPNTVEGLIHISNLTDDFYSFNEKSLTLTGRGTHKQYRVGMPIKVTLINANIEQHQLDFEVYDPNAPKHPHHNRGNNNRTRGSRGFHNDHGHRGGRNGNSRNGFRKNGNHPHFSKYKH
- a CDS encoding LTA synthase family protein, whose protein sequence is MTRIKSFLQWLTETKLGFFIIVLVAFWLKTYAIYLTKFNLGAVGSMQNFLLLLNPLPAGVLLLGIGLFFKGRKSYWIMIAIDLVLSLWLFANILYYREFSNFLSLSIIKTSGSTADNLGKSIVGITHATDFLALLDVAIIVALLCSKLIKYDLRPLKFKFNVLVEALAVLMIGLNLLMAQKDRSGLLTRTFDNNYIVKYLGMNEYAVYDGFKTAQTSAQMAKANVSDLGSVQKYLKANYVKPNPQYTGVAKGKNVLVIHLESFQQFLIGYKWKGKAVTPNLNKLYHAKDTLSFANFYNQVGQGKTSDAEMMLENSLYGLQSGSAMSSYGTSNTFESAPAILNQQGGYTTAVMHGGAGSFWNRNNAYKQFGYQYFMPLSYYQNKPKYYIGYGLKDKIFFNQSIKYIERLPQPFYLKMITVTNHYPYEIDKKNQSIDKTDTEDETVDGYVQTAHYLDQAIGELMQWLKKTGLDKNTLIMMYGDHYGISGNHHKASAQLLNQDEFTDFDNLKFQRVPLMFHMKGLKGGIKKTYGGEIDVLPTLLNLLGINDKSTIQFGHDLLSKGAPQIVAQRNGDFITPQYAKVGGTYYDTKTGTEIAKPDKKLKMQLVAISNKVTTQLSLSDRVIDGNLLRFYKPKWFKKVKASDYDYNKDKALKKLFSVNKTSLWYHNHKKTTQKKFKTDAPELEK
- the smpB gene encoding SsrA-binding protein SmpB, with product MKEKNENLIAQNKKAHHDYFIKETYEAGIALTGTEIKSVRARRVSLRDGYVQVINGSAFLENVHISEYKQGNRYNHEPLRSRRLLLHKKELTRLAKEQAERGIAIVPLKVYLKHGFAKVLIGVGQGKKQYDKRETIKKRDQERELRRQYKV
- a CDS encoding lysylphosphatidylglycerol synthase transmembrane domain-containing protein yields the protein MNKKHLWGILVVLLISGGVLFVDLKETPVAQLWAAAQNINLVGLVAVFGLMLLSYVFEASILAVLAKRKNEPKRSCWSFLRIPIIQALFNAITPMSTGGQPSQLAAMVQMGIEGGRATSLLLMKFIIYQIVVFIAYVVTIISGFHMVATKFGGLAFFIAIGFLIHVSSIVLLLAVLFAYQWTKNTANWLMNLLAKVVNPKRVAVWRQNTMAKIDTFYRESQKLKQEKKKLLLSAVFTILQLACFYSIPYMVLVALNVPADWVSVTQMNIMIIMFMAIIPIPGASGGAEYSFQTLFSTFISSSGTLILGMFLWRFVTYFFGMILGIFGWIFKPRKVLSPPNN